In one window of Helianthus annuus cultivar XRQ/B chromosome 17, HanXRQr2.0-SUNRISE, whole genome shotgun sequence DNA:
- the LOC110921189 gene encoding ATP synthase subunit O, mitochondrial translates to MAMAATVRSSVTGFTKSLISTQRSTVARAVICPNFTSSEQLRNFASGSAPKDVKIKVPVAMFGGSGNYASALFIAAAKANALEKVESELADFVSATTKASTFSQFMKDLAVPADIRVKAINEISTQAKFSDITKNFLVVLADNGRLRHVDTIAKRFSDLTMAHRGEVKAIVTTVIPLPAAEEKELKETLQEILGKGKKVHLEQKIDPSILGGLVVEFGQKVFDMSIKTRARQMERFLRDPVNFDA, encoded by the exons ATGGCAATGGCTGCTACAGTCCGATCAAGCGTCACTGGTTTCACCAAATCTCTCATTTCAACTCAGAGATCCACCGTCGCACGAGCCGTTATTTGCCCTAATTTCACCAGTTCCGAG CAATTGAGAAATTTTGCTTCTGGTTCTGCTCCAAAGGATGTAAAGATCAAG GTGCCTGTAGCTATGTTTGGAGGCTCCGGAAACTACGCATCTGCATTATTCATTGCAGCAGCAAAAGCCAACGCATTGGAAAAAGTCGAATCAGAACTTGCTGATTTTGTTTCAGCCACTACTAAAGCCTCGACATTTTCTCAATTCATGAAAGATTTGGCAGTACCAGCCGATATTAGAGTGAAGGCCATTAATGAAATTTCTACTCAAGCTAAATTCTCAGACATCACAAAGAATTTTTTAG TCGTTTTGGCTGACAATGGGCGGCTTCGACATGTTGATACTATTGCTAAGAGATTTTCAGATTTGACCATGGCGCATCGTGGAGAAGTTAAAGCTATTGTCACTACTGTGATT CCGCTCCCTGCTGCAGAGGAGAAAGAACTGAAAGAAACTTTACAGGAAATACTTGGTAAAGGGAAAAAGGTTCATCTTGAGCAGAAG ATTGATCCCAGTATTCTTGGCGGGCTTGTGGTGGAATTCGGGCAAAAGGTTTTTGACATGTCGATAAAGACCAGGGCAAGGCAAATGGAGCGGTTCTTGCGTGATCCAGTTAACTTTGATGCCTAA